From Pyrenophora tritici-repentis strain M4 chromosome 1, whole genome shotgun sequence, the proteins below share one genomic window:
- a CDS encoding GlnA, Glutamine synthetase: MAEYVWIDGSNGIRSKSKTLKKKVESLDDLPEWNFDGSSTGQAPGDNSDVYLRPVAYYPDPFRLGDNVLVMCETYMSDGSPNAYNFRHDAAIIFEKHKEHGFWFGLEQEYTLLDEFGWPYGWPKNGFPAPQGPYYCGVGTGKVFCRDIVEAHYKACMYAEIAISGTNAEVMPAQWEYQVGPCPGIDLGDQLWMSRFLLHRVAEEFGAKVTFAPKPIPGDWNGAGLHTNVSTTETRGDNGMKAIEAAMEKLSKRQAEHMAVYGSDNQLRMTGKHETASYDKFTWGVANRGSSVRIPRAVAAEGKGYFEDRRPASNGDPYQITGIIAETMYGKVEGADVARFAKQAETVETEMVIDIHKP; the protein is encoded by the exons ATGGCCGAGTATGTCTGGATAGACGGCTCCAACGGCATTCGCTCAAAATCAAAG ACTTTGAAGAAGAAGGTTGAGAGCCTCGACGACCTCCCAGAATGGAACTTTGACGGTTCGTCAACTGGTCAGGCGCCCGGTGACAACTCGGACGTCTACCTCCGCCCCGTCGCATACTACCCCGACCCGTTCCGTCTAGGTGACAATGTTCTGGTCATGTGCGAGACGTACATGTCCGACGGCTCACCCAACGCCTACAACTTCCGCCACGACGCCGCCATCATCTTTGAGAAGCACAAGGAGCACGGCTTCTGGTTCGGTCTCGAGCAAGAGTACACTCTTCTCGACGAGTTTGGCTGGCCATATGGCTGGCCCAAGAACGGCTTCCCCGCTCCTCAGGGCCCATACTACTGCGGTGTCGGTACCGGCAAGGTCTTTTGCCGTGACATCGTAGAGGCTCACTACAAGGCGTGCATGTACGCCGAGATTGCCATTTCCGGTACAAATGCCGAGGTTATGCCCGCTCAGTGGGAATACCAGGTCGGCCCTTGCCCCGGCATTGACCTTGGTGACCAGCTCTGGATGTCGCGATTCCTCCTACACCGCGTTGCCGAGGAGTTTGGTGCCAAGGTTACCTTTGCGCCCAAGCCCATCCCTGGTGACTGGAACGGTGCCGGTCTCCACACCAACGTCTCCACCACCGAGACTCGTGGCGACAACGGCATGAAGGCCATTGAGGCCGCCATGGAGAAGCTGTCCAAGCGCCAGGCTGAGCACATGGCCGTCTACGGCTCAGACAACCAGCTCCGCATGACTGGCAAGCACGAGACTGCCTCGTATGACAAGTTCACCTGGGGTGTCGCCAACCGTGGCTCCTCCGTCCGTATTCCCCGCGCCGTCGCCGCCGAGGGCAAGGGATACTTCGAGGACCGCCGTCCCGCCTCCAACGGTGACCCATACCAGATCACTGGCATAATCGCCGAGACCATGTACGGCAAGGTCGAGGGTGCCGACGTTGCCAGGTTTGCCAAGCAGGCCGAAACTGTCGAAACCGAGATGGTCATTGACATTCACAAGCCATAG
- a CDS encoding RNA polymerase II transcription factor B subunit 5, translating to MVKATRGILVKCDASIKAMLVDIDSKSGNEYIIEELDEEHILVKETRINELKARLNQMMKERLKEPESSDSE from the exons ATGGTCAAAGCTACACGAG GCATCCTCGTCAAGTGCGACGCGTCCATCAAAGCCATGTTGGTCGATATTGACAGCAAGAGTGGCAACGAGTACATCATCGAGGAGCTGGACGAGGAACATATTCTGGTCAAAGAAACAAGAATCAACGAGCTCAAGGCGCGTCTGAACCAG ATGATGAAGGAGCGTCTCAAGGAGCCGGAAAGTTCAGATTCCGAGTAG
- a CDS encoding glutathione-dependent formaldehyde-activating — translation MAPGGCICGNVRYEVEGEPEAKIICHCLDCRKISGSTYSCNGLYPGGTLKVTKGTPKEYKTKGGSGNEIVSGFCGDCGSTLFRYGTSFGDKRIIKIGTLDDPSILNNFKANAELFTKDRVEWVGACEGAAQKQGMT, via the exons ATGGCTCCCGGAGGATGCATATGCGGCAACGTCCGCTATGAGGTAGAAGGCGAGCCCGAAGCCAAG ATTATCTGCCATTGCCTCGACTGCCGCAAGATTAGCGGAAGCACCTACTCTTGCAACGGCCTGTATCCGGGAGGAACGCTCAAGGTCACCAAAGGCACCCCAAAAGAGTACAAGACCAAGGGTGGTAGTGGCAATGAAATTGTTTCCGGCTTCTG CGGCGACTGTGGTTCAACCTTGTTCCGTTACGGCACCAGCTTTGGCGACAAGCGCATCATAAAG ATCGGAACTCTGGATGACCCCAGCATCCTCAACAACTTCAAGGCCAACGCCGAGTTGTTCACAAAGGACAGGGTCGAGTGGGTTGGCGCATGCGAGGGAGCTGCGCAGAAGCAGGGCATGACGTAG
- a CDS encoding Amelogenin domain containing protein, whose amino-acid sequence MPSPRPCRSASFSSDKAPSLASSLGFQMPTTVRPSPAYIAASVASQTVTDHHNAQMREEDVDADELQNAIFSEPALALLNAFLDHLLFAFLTSARSPSLAAIRPAISDVLKPRLAREAMEAADEELEGLLAGEDDDDAITQEHKTMGSWDVEKMWKRTRLRIMVYTRLGEFEDEDEERFVQQERGLSMDDDEDEEAGLVSWSSAIFLTSVVEYVAEQLLLVSGSAALARMASRMKKLATEDQPIAIERLIIEEPDVEKIALNSTLGRLWRTWRKRVRSPLSPMSPGRGVRASSSYSSLLRHRASRDTINTLHSDPEPLPEHPPTETDIAANIPLPIRERDVDEIEVPGLAPTFEDESENSSASTPISWTPRPMSVLVLSPVESFKKAQRKRPTSTPLPSIPQFSVPEQAAEDQKVNQPDKPANGHTETSEHTAKHIEASDKLHGSDDSGSGRLSNNSTETVSIRNEQPEPTQAEFSPDPSMVAFAATTGMGFGMNTDDPVTSDEADKQDNGSPQSEVKVMRSKRMSIERPGPPGLVRTFSTRSNRSNGPKSPHSTPGTTPRPTVHNDPTSYLDMGVSDDEEPAAIGIAKTSDSVIQSASTTPQESPHERSRSGGYVEVQPRSFTPKSLAHASTPPPDGRHGRPIVPDRSMVRKEVAANLSLEMGAIISPRRPDVSRSVSRGSSLPALQEVDSSPPSSRKEKTASTHTNARSIHTDSPKRSPTTLGQDVLLQDKRLHRVSTEESTRERSSSDNTSLGRHPSTSSSVRRLGAIPVSSGRESVSSHRSRGLSGRMSEEDRAREFDSLVKGKDTVKFTLTPQSMRDLDEPVQKKGIARRPSKSSVTVYPRVNADDASFGTANLPNTSTARKGPTASNHKPSPSRKVVTRPLARDPKIESESMRDFADFIRSTGPSPGQEQPVRPFVNISGNGSRSASASTSSLGRKLSTRQPGPGGAHGASHRPRPSMEPRSPAGLSSGNGDLIDFIRQGPPDAHKGQPRIPKNIAPFRTTVDSDQFDSMLGGHGNVESAYGSAASTLESKDSTQTINSRTGLIPSPSVVQPAYSNTPQQLSGSMSAPGNEPHVTKTRRRVKDPQPQGSRQTQPKQESFMDFLNDMEPPSNTKPQPFVLSEETIAAARARANSTRNGNGVPPPKTGSTASIASDAPRAYKPRLQARAPAVADAATVSSRAATSDLADFFKNSAPPEPPVSRAPVKKEEEKKSRKFWSRKKTYGDLP is encoded by the exons ATGCCGTCACCACGTCCGTGTCGAAGCGCGAGCTTCAGCAGCGACAAGGCGCCCTCGCTCGCCAGCTCCCTTGGATTCCAGATGCCCACGACTGTTCGCCCGTCACCCGCCTATATCGCCGCCTCGGTCGCCTCGCAGACGGTTACCGATCATCACAATGCGCAGATGCGCGAAGAGGACGTGGACGCCGACGAGCTGCAAAATGCAATCTTCTCCGAACCCGCTCTGGCCCTCTTGAATGCCTTTCTCGACCACCTCCTCTTTGCATTTTTGACATCGGCGCGATCGCCATCGCTCGCCGCAATCCGACCCGCCATATCCGATGTGCTCAAGCCGCGACTGGCCCGCGAGGCCATGGAGGCCGCCGATGAGGAGCTCGAGGGTCTGTTGGCCGGTGAAGATGACGATGACGCAATTACACAAGAACACAAGACCATGGGCTCGTGGGACGTGGAGAAGATGTGGAAACGTACCCGCCTACGCATCATGGTCTACACGCGACTGGGTGAATtcgaggacgaggacgaaGAGAGGTTCGTCCAGCAGGAGCGCGGGCTCAGCATGGATGACGACGAAGATGAAGAGGCTGGCCTAGTATCCTGGTCTTCGGCCATTTTTCTGACTTCAGTCGTCGAATATGTTGCTGAGCAACTGCTGCTCGTTTCGGGTTCGGCAGCGCTCGCTCGTATGGCGTCTAGGATGAAGAAACTGGCGACGGAAGATCAACCCATCGCCATTGAACGCCTCATCATCGAGGAGCCCGATGTGGAGAAGATTGCGCTGAATTCGACACTGGGCAGGCTCTGGAGGACATGGAGAAAACGTGTCCGATCTCCCCTATCGCCCATGTCTCCCGGACGAGGTGTACGCGCCTCTTCGAGCTACTCAAGCCTCCTTCGTCACAGAGCCAGCCGCGACACAATAAACACACTGCACAGCGACCCCGAACCGCTGCCCGAGCACCCTCCGACAGAAACCGATATTGCGGCAAACATACCCCTTCCGATTCGCGAGCGCGACGTGGACGAAATCGAAGTACCTGGCCTGGCACCGACGTTTGAGGACGAGAGTGAGAACTCGAGCGCGTCGACACCAATATCGTGGACGCCGCGACCAATGAGCGTCTTGGTGTTGTCTCCAGTGGAGTCTTTCAAGAAAGCCCAAAGGAAGCGTCCCACGTCTACACCGCTGCCTTCAATACCACAGTTCTCCGTACCCGAGCAAGCTGCCGAGGACCAAAAAGTTAACCAGCCCGACAAACCCGCCAACGGTCATACCGAGACTTCCGAACACACCGCCAAACATATTGAAGCTTCGGACAAGCTGCACGGCAGTGATGACAGCGGCTCGGGGCGACTAAGCAACAATTCTACCGAGACAGTTTCGATACGAAATGAGCAGCCAGAGCCGACCCAAGCCGAGTTTTCCCCGGATCCTTCCATGGTAGCCTTTGCGGCGACTACAGGCATGGGTTTTGGAATGAATACGGACGACCCAGTGACATCCGACGAGGCTGACAAACAGGACAATGGCAGTCCTCAGAGCGAGGTCAAGGTTATGCGCTCAAAGCGCATGTCCATTGAGAGACCTGGTCCTCCTGGCTTGGTGCGTACCTTTTCAACGCGCAGTAATCGCAGTAATGGCCCAAAGTCTCCACACTCTACGCCTGGAACAACACCAAGGCCGACTGTACACAATGACCCAACTTCGTACCTAGACATGGGCGTCTCAGATGACGAGGAGCCCGCCGCCATTGGTATTGCCAAAACATCGGATAGCGTCATACAATCAGCATCGACCACACCACAAGAATCGCCCCACGAACGTTCCAGGAGTGGAGGTTATGTAGAAGTGCAGCCGCGAAGCTTTACACCAAAGTCACTTGCTCATGCTAGTACCCCACCGCCTGATGGCAGGCACGGTAGGCCCATTGTGCCCGACCGGAGTATGGTACGCAAAGAAGTTGCGGCCAACTTATCTCTAGAAATGGGTGCCATCATCTCACCGCGGCGACCTGACGTATCTCGCAGTGTGTCGCGAGGCTCGTCGTTGCCTGCTCTGCAGGAAGTGGACAGTAGTCCACCATCATCACGCAAGGAAAAGACTGCTTCTACACACACTAATGCCCGCAGCATCCATACTGACAGTCCCAAGCGTAGCCCCACTACTCTTGGTCAAGATGTACTTTTGCAGGATAAACGATTACACCGCGTGTCTACGGAAGAATCGACGCGTGAAAGGTCTTCCTCTGACAATACTTCATTGGGACGCCACCCGTCGACTTCTTCATCTGTGCGTAGGCTGGGTGCCATTCCTGTTTCCAGCGGGCGTGAGTCTGTATCCAGCCACCGTTCGCGTGGACTCAGTGGCCGCATGTCCGAAGAAGATCGGGCGCGAGAGTTTGACTCTCTAGTCAAGGGCAAGGACACGGTGAAGTTTACCTTGACCCCGCAGAGCATGCGAGACTTGGAT GAACCCGTGCAGAAAAAAGGCATTGCTCGCAGACCTTCAAAGTCTTCAGTTACCGTGTACCCTCGGGTCAATGCTGACGATGCGTCCTTTGGCACTGCAAATCTACCAAACACGTCGACGGCTCGCAAGGGGCCTACAGCTTCCAACCACAAGCCCTCTCCAAGCCGGAAAGTAGTGACACGACCGCTAGCAAGGGATCCAAAAATCGAATCGGAGTCAATGCGTGACTTTGCTGACTTTATACGATCTACCGGCCCTTCTCCAGGACAAGAACAGCCCGTGCGGCCTTTTGTCAACATTAGCGGTAACGGCTCCAGATCTGCCAGTGCATCAACATCGTCGTTGGGACGCAAACTATCAACGAGGCAACCCGGTCCCGGCGGTGCACATGGCGCGTCTCATAGGCCACGCCCTAGCATGGAACCACGCAGTCCAGCAGGTCTTTCTAGTGGCAATGGTGACTTGATTGACTTTATTCGCCAAGGCCCACCGGATGCTCACAAAGGTCAACCTAGGATACCAAAAAACATTGCGCCCTTTCGCACCACGGTAGATTCCGACCAATTCGATAGTATGCTTGGTGGCCATGGCAACGTCGAGTCTGCATATGGTTCTGCTGCCTCTACTTTGGAAAGTAAAGACAGTACCCAGACAATCAACTCGCGAACTGGTCTTATCCCATCTCCCAGTGTTGTGCAGCCGGCCTATTCCAACACTCCACAACAACTCAGTGGAAGCATGTCTGCCCCAGGCAACGAACCGCACGTTACCAAGACTCGTCGACGCGTCAAGGACCC CCAACCCCAAGGGTCTAGGCAAACACAACCAAAGCAGGAAAGTTTCATGGACTTTCTCAATGACATGGAGCCCCCATCAAATACCAAACCTCAGCCCTTTGTCCTCAGCGAAGAAACCATTGCGGCCGCACGAGCACGCGCAAATTCCACGCGCAACGGCAATGGTGTACCACCACCCAAGACAGGCTCAACGGCCTCTATTGCCTCGGACGCCCCTCGCGCCTATAAGCCCCGGTTACAAGCCCGGGCCCCGGCCGTCGCAGACGCAGCGACCGTGAGCTCCCGTGCCGCTACCAGCGACCTAGCCGACTTTTTCAAAAACTCGGCTCCACCTGAGCCGCCTGTGTCGCGCGCGCCGGTTaagaaggaagaggagaagaagagcCGCAAGTTTTGGAGTCGCAAGAAGACATATGGTGATTTGCCGTGA